In Halobacterium noricense, the genomic stretch CACCTTCACGCCCGCTGGTACGCCCAACACGGGCACGTCCGCCTCAACCTCGTCGAGCGCGGTCGCAACGTCGGTCGCGGTGCCGTCGCCGCCGACGAACAGAATCAGGTCCACACCGCGGGCGACGAACGCACGCACGGCGTCCTTCGTGTCTGCTGCTGTCGTCTCGTCGTAGTTGGGTTCGCCGACGACTTCGGAGTCGAAGCCCGCCGCGCGCGCCTCGTCTGCACCCATCTCGCCGCCGTACGCCAAAATCGCGGTGTCGGGTGCGCGCTCGCGGAGCGCTGCGAGGGCGTCGCGTGCGCGGTCCGGCGCGCGCTGCTCGGCACCGCGCTCGCGGGCCGCCTCGACGTTCCCGTCTGTCCCCTTCAAGCCGACGCGACCCCCCATCCCGGCGATGGGGTTCACGACGACGCCGACAGTTCGCATACCCGAACTACGGCGTTCGTGCCGAAAAGCCGACCGGTCGGGTGCTTCGAGAGTGTCGTGGTCGCAGTGCGACGCGACCGAGTGAACCAAGAATTAAGACCGGGCAGGCGGAACTACCGGCCATGAGCTTCCTGCTGGCTGCGACCGATGGCACTGCACTCCCGATAAACTCCGTCGGCTGGGCCGTGACGATACTCGGGCTCGTCCTCGCGGTCGCGTGGACCGCCTACCTCTACCGCTAGACGCGTTCGCGCAGCCACGCGGCTGCGTCGTGGACCGTCTCCTCGTTCTCGTGTTGAATCTTCACGCGCACGCCGTCGCCGGGGTAGCTCCCGACGGTGACGCCGAACTCCGCCTGTAACTCTTCTAACGGTGTCACCAGCGAACTCTCGGGGGCGTCCACGTGGACGAACTCGACGTGGTTGGTCGTCCCGGTGAACTCGCCGGCGACGGATTCGAACATCGCCTTCATCTCGGCGGGGACGCCCGGGAAGACGTACGCGTTCTCCACGACCGCGCCCGGCGCGACGCCCACCTCGTTCTCGAGGAGGCGCGCGCCCTCGGGGAGCGCCGCGGTGCCGTC encodes the following:
- a CDS encoding competence/damage-inducible protein A gives rise to the protein MQVAVVTVGDELLVGDTENTNASWLGARLTERGATVERIVVVPDERDAIAREVGPLSDRYDAVVVTGGVGPTHDDVTMDGVAAAFDRDMVEHADAVSYFQTHDSYQFADLTDGTAALPEGARLLENEVGVAPGAVVENAYVFPGVPAEMKAMFESVAGEFTGTTNHVEFVHVDAPESSLVTPLEELQAEFGVTVGSYPGDGVRVKIQHENEETVHDAAAWLRERV